In Pseudomonas sp. HR96, the DNA window GTGTGCATGACGCCCTCGCCGGCCAGGATTACCTCTATACCCTCTACGAACTGGGCGACACCGACGACACCGAAGTGCGCGTGATCGCCGCCATCAGCGGCATGCTGCTGGCCGAAGACAGCGCCCAGGCGCTGATCGACAAGCTCGCCGACCCGGCCATCCGTATCGTTTCGCTGACCATTACCGAAGGCGGCTACTGCATCGACGACAGCACCGGCCAATTCATGAGCCACCTGCCATTGATCCAGCACGACCTGGCCCACCCCGACCAGCCGAAAACCGTGTTCGGCTTCCTCTGCGCAGCCATGGCCAAGCGCCGTGCCAGCGGCACGCCAGCCTTCACCCTGATGTCCTGCGATAACCTGCCGCACAACGGCGCAGTGGCCCGCAAGGCGCTGCTGGCCTTCGCCGTTCAGCGCGACCCGGAGCTGGCCGAATGGATCGACCAGAACGTCAGCTTTCCCAATGCCATGGTTGACCGCATCACCCCCATGACCAGCAACGCCCACCGCCTGCAGCTGCACGACAGGCATGGCGTGGACGATGCCTGGCCGGTGGTCTGCGAGCCATTCGTGCAGTGGGTGCTGGAGGACAAATTCGTCAACGGCCGGCCGGCCTGGGAAAAGGTCGGCGTACAGTTCACCGACGACGTCACGCCTTATGAGGAAATGAAGATCAAGCTGCTCAACGGCAGCCACCTGGCCCTCACTTACCTGGGCTTTCTCAAGGGCTACCGCTTCGTCCACGAGACCATGAACGACCCGCTGTTCGTCGACTACATCCGCACCTACATGGACCAGGACGTCACCCCGCAGCTGGCGCCGGTGCCGGGCATCGACCTGACCCAGTACAAGCAGACGCTCATCGAGCGGTTCTCCAACCAGGCCATCGCCGATCAGCTCGAGCGGGTCTGCTCCGACGGCTCCTCGAAGTTTCCCAAGTTCACCGTACCGACCATCAACCGCCTCATCGCCGATCACGCCAGCCTCGACCGCGCCGCCCTGGTGGTGGCTGCGTGGGCCCTGTACCTCAAGGGCGTCGACGAGCAGGGCACGACCTACCGCATCCCCGATCCGCGCGCCGAGTTCTGCCAGGCGCTGGTGGCCGACGACGGCACGTTGACGCACAAGGTGCTGGGCGTCGACGAGATCTTTGGCAAAGCCATCCCCCATTCGGCGCAATTCGTCGCGGCCTTCGAGCGTCAACTGCACAATCTCAAGACGCTGGGGGTCACCGGCACCCTCGAACAACTGGGCAAGACCACCAAGGAGTGAGGTATGGGCCTGTATCTGGGCATTGATTGCGGTACCCAAGGTACCAAGGCGTTGCTGCTCGACGCCGCCAGCGGCCAGGTACTGGGCCTCGGCTCGGCGGCCTACGCCATGCACAGCGGCGCCAACGGGCGCCGTGAACAGGACCCTGCTGACTGGCTGCAGGCCTTGCACAAAGCCACTGCCCAGGCGCTGGCGGCGGCCGGGGTCGATGGTCAGCAGGTGCTCGGCGTCGGCGTTTCCGGCCAGCAGCACGGGCTGGTCCTGCTCGACGCCGACGGCCAGGTGCTGCGCCCGGCCAAACTTTGGTGCGACACCGAAACCACCGCGCAGAATGACCGCCTGCTCACCTACCTGGGCGGCACGCACGGCTCGCTCGAACGCCTGGGCCTGGCCATCGCTCCCGGGTATACGGTGTCCAAGCTGCTGTGGACCCGTGAACAGTTCCCCGAGCTGTTCGAGCGTATCGCCCACGTGCTGCTGCCCCATGACTATCTCAACTACTGGCTGACCGGGGTCTGCCGCGCGGAATATGGCGACGCCTCCGGCACCGGCTATTTCGACATCCGCACGCGCCAATGGGACCTCGACCTGCTGCGTCATATCGACCCCAGCGGCCGGCTGGAGAAGGCCCTGCCCGACTTGATCGATTCGCATCAGGCGGTCGCACCGATTCTTCCGGCGATTGCCCAGCAACTCGGGCTCAACCCCCGTGCGCTGGTGTCCAGTGGCGGCGGCGACAACATGATGGGCGCCATCGGCACCGACAACATTGCCCCGGGGACGATCACCATGAGCCTCGGCTCGTCGGGCACGGTGTACGCCTACAGTGCCGAACCGCTGGTCTCGCCGGAACCTGCGGTGGCGGCCTTCTGCGCCTCCAGCGGCGGCTGGCTGCCGCTGATCTGCACCATGAACCTGACCAACGTCACCGGCATGGTCCGCGAGCTGTTCGAGCTGGACCTGGCCGCCTTCAACCAGCGAGTCGCCAGCGCTCCCATCGGCGCCGGCAACGTGCTGATGCTGCCGTTTCTCAACGGCGAGCGGGTACCCGCCCTGCCCCAGGCCACCGGCAGCATCCTCGGCCTGGACAGCACCAACCTGAACCAGGCCAACCTCTGCCGCGCGGCCGTCGAAGGCACTACCTTCGGTCTGCGCTACGGTCTGGACCTGTTGCGCGACGCCGGGCTGCCAAGCCAGTCGATCCGCCTGATCGGCGGCGGGGCCAACAGCCCGGTGTGGCGGCAGATCGTCGCCGACATCATGAATACCGAGGTGGTGTGCACCGAGCAGACCGAGGCGGCCGCCCTTGGCGCGGCCATTCAGGCCGCCTGGTGCGTGGCCGATGGCGGCCAATCCCTGGGCGAGCTTTGCCAGCGTTGCGTGCGCCTGGACAGCGCCACGCAAACCCACCCGATCGCGGCAAACGTCAGCGCCTACGAAACCGTCTATCAGCGTTATCGCGCCCAGCTGCCCGGGGCCGCAAACAGCCAGTAAGCGGCCTGACAACACTGCGCGGTGCCTCGCCAACAGCCGCGCTAGTTACCGCCTCCCGCCTCGTCAACTGCGTTCCCGTCGCCTGCTGCAAGTCAGCCGGCGACTCGCCGTTGCATTTTAATTGGCATTTGCTTATTTGCACGCCGCGCAACTAGCACTATAGTGCTCAGGAACGCTGGGCCGTTACGAGCGGTCTCAATGGGGTAAAGCCAAACTATTGAATGGGGTAAACCATGTCCAGACTTGCCGAATTTCGCGCCGCCGAGAAAGCATTGCAAGAACAACTTGCCCAGTTGGAGTCCTTGAAAAACGATGCCGGCCTGAAAAAAGAAATTGAATTCGAAGAAAAGCTCCTTGGTTTGATGAAACATTATGACAAAGGATTACGAGACATCATTGCCATTCTTGAACCGGGCAAGAGCTCGGGCAAACTGACCAGCAAAGCTGCGGCACCTGCGCCCAAGCAGCGCCGCGCTCGCGTGGTCAAGGTCTACGAGAACCCGCACACGGGTGAGCTGATCGAAACCAAGGGTGGCAACCACCGGGGCCTCAAGGCCTGGAAACAGGAGCACGGCGCCGCCACCGTCGACTCCTGGCTGCGTACCTGAGGGGGCAGCGGCACAAGCACGCCGCCGTTTAGCGGGCGGCGACTCCCTCGCTGAACAAACGCTGAAGAGTTTCACGATATTTTCACAGCGATTGTTCCAGGATGGAATCTGCTAATGGAATAGCGCCCCAATGCCCGCTTCGGCGGGCTTCTTATTGCCTGCAGGAAAGTCGACGTTTGGCCTGCGGTACGCTTTTACGTATCATCCCCTTCCTGCAAAAAAGAACTCTGGCCCCCTGTCGCAATCACACAAGGCAGTGAGCAAGACGTTTCCCATCCCTGTTCTGGAGTCCCCATGAGCCTGCAAGAATTGAATAGCCTGCCCGGTGTCACCGCGCAACCCGATAGCGCCACCGCCAAGTTCGTGTTCAACCACACCATGCTGCGGGTCAAGGACATCGAGAAGTCACTGGACTTCTACACCCGGGTACTTGGTTTCAGCCTGGTGGAAAAGCGCGACTTCGCCGACGCCCAGTTCAGCTTGTACTTTCTGGCGCTGGTAGACCGTCAACAGATTCCGGCCGACGATGCCGCGCGCAATGAATGGATGAAGTCGATTCCCGGCATTCTCGAGTTGACCCACAACCACGGCACGCAAAGCGACGCCAACTTCGCCTATCACAACGGCAACGGCGAGCCACGCGGCTTTGGTCATATCTGTGTTTCGGTACCGGACATCGTTGCCGCGTGCGAGCGCTTCGAGCAACTGGGCGTAAGCTTCCAGAAGCGCTTGAGCGATGGCCGCATGAAGAGCCTGGCGTTCATCAAGGACCCGGATGAGTACTGGGTCGAGATCATTCAGCCGACGCCGCTGTAACCTCTTCGGCGACCCCTGGAGAGGCAAAAGCCTCCCAGCGATCGCCCTGTCGGCTTTAACCGGTCGTAAAAAAACCTTGGCCGCTCACGCGGCCAAGGTTTTTTTTGCATCAGCCCATCATCAAGCTGGAGCGGACGTGCGGATCAGGTGATCGAAAGCCGAGAGCGAGGCCTTGGCGCCCTCGCCCACGGCGATGACGATCTGCTTGTAGGGCACGGTGGTCACGTCGCCAGCAGCGAAGATGCCCGGCAGGTCGGTTTCACCGCGAGCATCGACCATGATCTCGCCACGGTTGGACAGCTCGATGGTGCCCTTGAGCCAGTCGGTGTTAGGCAGCAGGCCGATCTGCACGAAGATGCCTTCCAGTTCCACGGTATGCTCTTCGCTGGTCTGACGGTCCTTGTAACGCAGGCCGTTGACCTTCTGGCCATCACCGGTGACCGCAGTGGTCAAGGCGCTCTTGATCACCTTGACGTTCGGCAGGCTGTTGAGCTTGCGCTGCAGCACGGCGTCGGCCCGCAACTGGCTGTCGAACTCGATCAGCGTCACATGGGCAACGATGCCGGCCAGGTCGATGGCCGCCTCGACGCCCGAGTTGCCGCCACCGATCACTGCCACACGCTTGCCCTTGAACAGCGGGCCGTCGCAGTGCGGGCAGTAGGCTACGCCGCGATTGCGGTACTCCTGCTCGCCTGGCACGTTCATTTCGCGCCAGCGCGCCCCGGTCGCGAGGATCACGGTCCGCGCCTTGAGGGTGGCGCCGCTGGCGAAGCGGACTTCGTGCAGTGCGCCATCCTTGCCAGGAATCAGCGCTTCGGCACGCTGCAGGTTCATGATGTCGACTTCGTACTGCTTGACGTGCTCTTCCAGCGCCACGGCCAGCTTCGGCCCTTCGGTTTCCTGCACGGAAATGAAGTTCTCGATGGCCATGGTGTCGAGCACCTGGCCGCCGAAGCGCTCGGCGGCCACACCGGTGCGGATACCTTTGCGAGCGGCATAGATGGCCGCTGCGGAACCGGCTGGGCCACCGCCGACCACCAGTACATCGAAGGCCTCCTTGGCGCTGATCTTCTCAGCCTGGCGGTCGCTGGCGCTGGTGTCGATCTTGGCAAGTATCTCTTCCAGGCCCATGCGGCCCTGGCCGAAGTTCACACCATTGAGGTAGACGCTCGGCACCGCCATGATCTGGCGTTCTTCGACTTCGGCTTGAAACAGGGCGCCGTCGATGGCGACATGGTGGATATTGGGGTTGAGCACCGCCATCAGGTTCAGCGCCTGGACCACGTCTGGGCAGTTCTGGCACGACAGCGAGAAATAGGTTTCGAAGTGGAACTCGCCCTTGATCGAGCGGATCTGTTCGATCACCTCGGCACTGGCCTTGGACGGATGGCCGCCCACTTGCAGCAACGCCAGCACCAGGGATGTGAATTCGTGGCCCATGGGCAGACCGGCGAAGCGCAGATGCACCGAGCCGTCGGGGCGGTTGATGGTGAACGACGGCTTGCGCGCATCGCTACCGTCTTCATGCAGGGTGATCTTGGCCGAGAGGCCATCGATGTCACGCAGCATGGCCAGCATTTCCTGGGACTTCGCGCCGTCGTCGAGGGACGCAACGATCTCGATCGGTTGCGTGACCCGCTCCAGGTACGATTTCAACTGAGTTTTAAGAGTGGCGTCCAACATACGGGCGATATCCTGAAAAAAATTAGAGCAAAAAAAAACGCCCGAGCGTATTCGCCCGGGCGTTTTCGGGGCGAGAGTTGCAACTACTTGCGGGACACTCCCGCCATAGACAGCATCGGCTTAGATCTTGCCGACCAGGTCCAGCGACGGAGCCAGGGTGGCTTCGCCTTCTTTCCACTTGGCCGGGCACACTTCGCCTGGGTGGGCAGCGACGTACTGGGCGGCCTTGATCTTGCGCAGCAGCTCCAGAGCGTCACGGCCAACGCCGCCGTCGTTCAGTTCAACGATCTTGATCTGACCTTCAGGGTTGATGACGAAGGTACCACGGTCAGCCATGCCGTCGGCTTCGATCAGTACGTCGAAGTTTTTCGACAGGATGTGAGTCGGGTCGCCGATCAGCGGGTAGGTGACCTTGCCGATCACGTCGGAAGTGTCGTGCCAGGCTTTGTGCGAGAAATGGGTATCGGTCGATACGCCATAGATTTCTACGCCCAGCTTCTTGAATTCGGCGTAGTTGTCAGCCAGGTCGCCCAGTTCGGTCGGGCAGACGAAGGTGAAGTCGGCTGGGTAGAAGAACACGACAGACCACTTGCCTTTGAAATCGGCATCGGAAACCTCGACGAATGCGCCGTTGTGAAAGGCGGTGGCGTTGAATGGTTTGACGGTGCTGTTGATGATAGGCATCGGGATGACTCTCCTTCAGGTGTATGAATCGTTCAATGGGGCTAATCCTAGCCCCTATCGGGTCAGAGCGCTCATTGGCAAAGTCGATGCTGATGATTGGCTTTGCCTATGGGCGCACACTATAAATAGCAGAAACGCATCACGCCTTTTCGGGCGTGACAGTTCGAGTGACGGAACGCAAAGTGACAAATTCCTCGGCCGAGGTGGGATGCACGCCGATGGTCTCGTCGAACAGCTGCTTGGTCGCGCCGGCTTTGAGCGCAATGGCCAGGCCCTGGACGATTTCGCCGGCGTCCGGGCCGACCATGTGACAGCCCAGCACCTTGTCGGTGCTGGCGTCGACCACCAGTTTCATCAGGGTCTTTTCGTCTGCAGCAGTCAACGTCAGCTTCATCGGCTTGAAGCGGCTCTCGAAGATCTTGAGCTCATGGCCGGCCTCCAGGGCCTGCTGTTCGGTCAGGCCGACGGTACCGATCGCCGGCTGGCTGAACACTGCCGTGGGGATGTGCTGGTAGTCCACCGGCCGGTACTGCTCGGGCTTGAACAGCCGCCGTGCTACCGCCATGCCTTCGGCCAGCGCCACCGGCGTCAGCTGCACCCGGCCGATCACGTCGCCCAGGGCCAGCACCGAAGGCTCGGCGGTCTGGTACTGCTCGTCGACCTCGATGAAGCCGTCCTCGCGCAGCTTGACCGCCGTGTTCTCCAAGCCCAGGTTGTCGAGCATCGGCCGCCGGCCAGTGGCGTAGAAGATGCAGTCAGCGTGCAGCTGGCGGCCATCCTTGAGGGTCGCCGTGAGGCTGCCATCGGACTGTTTGTCGATGCGCGCGATGTCGGCGTTGAACTGAAGGTCGATGCCTTTTTTGCGCAGCTCCTCGGCCAGGTGCTCGCGCACCGTGTCGTCGAAGCCGCGAAGGAACAGCTCGCCGCGATACAGCTGGGTAGTGGCACTGCCCAGGCCGTTGAAGATTCCGGCAAACTCGACGGCGATGTACCCACCGCCGACGATGAGGATGCGTTCAGGCAGTTGCTCGAGGAAAAACGCCTCGTTGGAGCCGATGGCATGCTCGCGTCCGGGAATGTCCGGAATCACGGGCCAGCCGCCGGTGGCCACGAGAATTTTCTCGGTGCTGAAACGCTGCCCATCCACTTCGACCTCGTGGGGGCCGAGAATTCTCGCGTGCCCTTCGAGCAGCTTCACCCCGCTGCTTTCCAGCAGGTGGCGGTAGATGCCGTTGAGCCGCTCGATCTCGCGGTTCTTGTTGGCGATCAGAGTGGGCCAGTCGAACTGATGCTCGCCGACGGTCCAGCCAAAACCTGCGGCCTGCTCGAAGTCCTCGGAAAAGTGCGAGCCGTACACCAGCAGTTTTTTCGGTACGCAGCCGACATTGACGCAGGTACCGCCCAGGTAGCGACTCTCGGCCACCGCCACCTTGGCGCCGAACCCTGCGGCGAAGCGCGCCGCGCGCACGCCGCCCGAGCCTGCGCCGATGACGAACAGATCGAAATCATGAGCCATGCTTAAACCCTGTGCTTGAGCGCCCTCAGGCGCAGAAATGAAAACGCCGCGCATCCAAGGATGAGCGGCGGATCGAGAAACGGCAAGCCTGCAATTCATTCAGGCTGCTGGCGGCGGGTCAGTAAGCCTTGCCGGTCTTGTAGAAGTTCTCGAAGCAGAAGTTGGTGGCATCGATGTAACCCTCGGCGCCACCGCAGTCGAAACGCTTGCCCTTGAACTTGTATGCCAGCACGCAACCGTCCTGGGCCTGTTTCATCAGAGCGTCGGTGATCTGGATTTCGCCGCCTTTGCCGGGCGGAGTGTTGCGAATGATGTCGAAGATATCCGGGGTGAGAATATAGCGACCGATGATCGCCAGGTTCGACGGCGCGTCTTCCGGGGCTGGCTTCTCGACCATGCTGTGCACGCGATAGATGTCATCGCGGATCATCTCACCGGCGATCACACCATACTTGTTGGTTTCCTGCGGATCGACTTCCTGGATGGCGACGATCGAGCAGCGGAACTGGTTGTACAGCTTGACCATCTGCGCCAGCACGCCGTCACCATCGAGGTTGACGCACAGGTCGTCCGCCAGAACCACGGCGAACGGCTCGTCGCCGATCAGCGGCTGCCCGCTGAGGATGGCGTGGCCCAGGCCTTTCATTTCGATCTGGCGAGTGTAGGAGAAGGTGCAGTTGTCCAGCAGACGGCGGATGCCGACCAGGTATTTTTCCTTGTCGGTGTTGCGAATCTGGTTTTCCAGCTCGTAGCTGATGTCGAAGTGGTCTTCCAGGGCGCGCTTGCCGCGACCGGTAACGATGGAGATCTGGGTCAACCCGGCCTCGAGGGCTTCTTCGACGCCATATTGGATCAGTGGCTTGTTGACCACCGGCAGCATTTCCTTGGGCATCGCCTTGGTCGCTGGCAAGAAGCGAGTACCGTAGCCGGCTGCTGGGAACAAGCATTTCTTGATCATATAAGTCCTTAATAAACGGGCTGTCTAACGAGGTTCGATGCAGTCTAATCAGGCCGTGGCCACCTTACAATGGCCACGCTGACCGGGAATCTTGCGCGAATTATTGGATGATAGAGAAATCTTGTTACAGATAGTTCAACGGTGTAACAAATATCCCGCAGCGATGTGACCTGAACGTGACGTTTCACCCGATTTGCACCACCATTCGCGCGCCAACCGCCGCTCCTCTATGCGCCGTGACAGGGGGCGTATAGCATGGCGCCACCGATCCCGAAGACACCCATTCCCATGCATCGAATTCCCTTGGTACTGGCGCTGGTCGCCACCCTGGCCGGTTGCGCGACCGCCTCCCCCACCTATCTCAAGGATGGCAAGCAAGGCTTGAGCATCGACTGCTCCGGCCAGGCCATGAGCTGGGAAAAGTGCTACGAGAAGGCCCAAGCCTCATGCCCGAGCGGCAACTACGACATCATCGGCACCGACGGCAAGCCCGCTCCCAAACCGGATGCCAGCCTGCTGGATGCCGATATCGGCAGCTTCCAGAACCGCACCCTGACGATTCAGTGCAAGTGAGCTGAGTTCAAGACGGGCGTGGGGGATGTCGATCACTCTGCCACCGCAACGGTCATCCCGAGATGCACGCCGTCGCCGCCTTGCGCACGTCCCCCGGGCGCAGCGGGAAGTTCTGCAGGTGTTCCTGCACCTTGATGCTGCTGCCGGTGGAGCGCTCGTCGATGGTGATCACCGCCGCTGGCCCGGACGAGAGCTTCTGCGGCACGATCACCCGAAAGCCATCCTTGTGCGGTTCGACGGTAGACGGCTTGCGGCTGTCCGCCAGCCTGCCCACCAGGCAGTCGGCATATTCCTTCGGCGTCTTGCCGGAAATCACGTTGAGCGTCTCGGGGCTGTGCTCGATGTCCGCCACAGAGGTGCAACCAGTCAGCAATACACCCATTACCAGCCAAGCCCACTTCATAGCCATCTCCATTCAAAAAAAACTACGACCGCGCGGTGACAGATTTTGCTCAAGTGCGCAGGTCAATCGTCGCCAGCTTGAGCATATCGTGCGCCGGTGTACAGCCCCGGCGTGGTATCTTTGCCGTTTGCCTGCACCTGCGTCCCGGAGACCGACATGAAATTCGTACACCAGCGCGAGCACCTCAACGAAGACGACCTGGTGGTTATCGAGTGCTCTCAACGCTGCAACATCCGCCTGATGAGCGATGCCAACTTTCGCAGCTTCAAGAACGGCGGGCGTCACACTTACCACGGCGGCGCGTTCGACACCTTCCCGGCGAAGATTGCCGCCCCCAGCACCGGTTTCTGGAACATCACCATCGACACCGCCGGCGCCCGGCCGTCGACCGTAACCCGCAAGGCGGCGTTCACCCACAAGATCAAGATCGTGCGCCGCTCGACGTCGAAATTCAGCTGAGCAGCCCCGGACGGTATCCCGACATGACCAAATATGTGATTCGCTACAAGCTCGACGGCGAGCGCCGCTGGGACTTCGCCCACCTGGCGACCGGCTCGCTGGAAGAAGCCAGTGCCGCCCTGGCGCAGATCCACGGCGACGAGGTGCAGAACATCACCGAGATCCACGTCAGCAAGGCGCTGTGACGCCGACCCGCTGAGGCCCAGTGCCGTGAACCTCGAACTGTTCGGCGAAGCCGACGCGCTGCAGCCGCCGCGCACCGAGCAACTGGCCACGCAGACCTTCGTGCTGCGCGGCTTCGCCCTGCCCTGGATCGACGCCCTGCTGCCAGAACTGCGCGCGGTGCTGGCCCAGGCGCCGTTTCGACGCATGGTCACGCCCGGCGGCTTCACCATGTCGGTGGCGCTGAGCAACTGCGGAGCCCTGGGCTGGACCACCGACCAAAGCGGCTACCGCTACAGCGGCCGCGACCCGCGCACCGGGCAGCCCTGGCCGGCGCTGCCCCAGGCCATGCGCGAACTGGCCGTGGCCGCCGCAGCGGCGTGCGGCTTCGCCGACTTCGACCCCGACGCCTGCCTGGTCAACCGCTACGTGCCGGGGGCGAAGATGTCGTTGCATCAGGACAAGAACGAGCGCGACTACAGCCAACCCGTGGTCTCCGTGTCGCTGGGCCTGTCTGCGCTGTTCCAGCTGGGCGGCATGCAGCGCAGCGACCGCCCCGTGCGCGTGCCGCTGCTGCACGGCGACGTGATGGTCTGGGGCGGCGTCGACCGCCTGCGCTTTCACGGCGTGCTGCCGCTCAAGGAAGGCAGCCATCCGCTGATGGGCCCGCAACGCATCAACTTCACCCTGCGCAAGGCCGGCTGAAACAGCCCAGGAAACGGCGCAGAACAACAGCGCAGAAAAACAGCGCAAGAGTCGGAGTGCGACAGCCGCAGCCAGCCTTTAACATCGGCTCATCTTCGCTTCCAGGAAAGCCTGCCATGTCCAGCCTCGAACGCCACAGCGCCGCCGTCACTGCCGCCTGCCGGCAGATCGACCAAAGCCCCGAGCTGCCCGACCTCGATGCATTGGCCCAGCAGGCCGGGCTCAGCCCCTGGCACTTTCACAGGGTGTTCAAGCGTCTCACCGGCCTGACCCCGCGCGACTATGCCGCCGCGCGCCGCGGCCAGCGCGTGCGTGAGCAACTGCAGGCCGGCGCCACGGTCACCGACGCGCTGTACCAGGCCGGCTTCAATTCCAACGGGCGGTTCTACGAGGCGGCGGACGGCATCCTCGGCATGAAGCCGTCGGACTACCGCAAAGGCGGGCGCAACGCGCTGATCCGTTTCGCCCTCGGCCAGTGCTCGCTGGGGGCCATCCTGGTGGCCCGCAGCGATCG includes these proteins:
- a CDS encoding mannitol dehydrogenase family protein, with product MKLDRINLDQLDPRIQRPTYQLADTHQGIVHIGVGGFHRAHQAYYTDALMNLGEGREWAICGAGLRAEDRGVHDALAGQDYLYTLYELGDTDDTEVRVIAAISGMLLAEDSAQALIDKLADPAIRIVSLTITEGGYCIDDSTGQFMSHLPLIQHDLAHPDQPKTVFGFLCAAMAKRRASGTPAFTLMSCDNLPHNGAVARKALLAFAVQRDPELAEWIDQNVSFPNAMVDRITPMTSNAHRLQLHDRHGVDDAWPVVCEPFVQWVLEDKFVNGRPAWEKVGVQFTDDVTPYEEMKIKLLNGSHLALTYLGFLKGYRFVHETMNDPLFVDYIRTYMDQDVTPQLAPVPGIDLTQYKQTLIERFSNQAIADQLERVCSDGSSKFPKFTVPTINRLIADHASLDRAALVVAAWALYLKGVDEQGTTYRIPDPRAEFCQALVADDGTLTHKVLGVDEIFGKAIPHSAQFVAAFERQLHNLKTLGVTGTLEQLGKTTKE
- the xylB gene encoding xylulokinase, yielding MGLYLGIDCGTQGTKALLLDAASGQVLGLGSAAYAMHSGANGRREQDPADWLQALHKATAQALAAAGVDGQQVLGVGVSGQQHGLVLLDADGQVLRPAKLWCDTETTAQNDRLLTYLGGTHGSLERLGLAIAPGYTVSKLLWTREQFPELFERIAHVLLPHDYLNYWLTGVCRAEYGDASGTGYFDIRTRQWDLDLLRHIDPSGRLEKALPDLIDSHQAVAPILPAIAQQLGLNPRALVSSGGGDNMMGAIGTDNIAPGTITMSLGSSGTVYAYSAEPLVSPEPAVAAFCASSGGWLPLICTMNLTNVTGMVRELFELDLAAFNQRVASAPIGAGNVLMLPFLNGERVPALPQATGSILGLDSTNLNQANLCRAAVEGTTFGLRYGLDLLRDAGLPSQSIRLIGGGANSPVWRQIVADIMNTEVVCTEQTEAAALGAAIQAAWCVADGGQSLGELCQRCVRLDSATQTHPIAANVSAYETVYQRYRAQLPGAANSQ
- a CDS encoding histone-like nucleoid-structuring protein, MvaT/MvaU family, translating into MSRLAEFRAAEKALQEQLAQLESLKNDAGLKKEIEFEEKLLGLMKHYDKGLRDIIAILEPGKSSGKLTSKAAAPAPKQRRARVVKVYENPHTGELIETKGGNHRGLKAWKQEHGAATVDSWLRT
- the gloA gene encoding lactoylglutathione lyase; protein product: MSLQELNSLPGVTAQPDSATAKFVFNHTMLRVKDIEKSLDFYTRVLGFSLVEKRDFADAQFSLYFLALVDRQQIPADDAARNEWMKSIPGILELTHNHGTQSDANFAYHNGNGEPRGFGHICVSVPDIVAACERFEQLGVSFQKRLSDGRMKSLAFIKDPDEYWVEIIQPTPL
- the ahpF gene encoding alkyl hydroperoxide reductase subunit F; this translates as MLDATLKTQLKSYLERVTQPIEIVASLDDGAKSQEMLAMLRDIDGLSAKITLHEDGSDARKPSFTINRPDGSVHLRFAGLPMGHEFTSLVLALLQVGGHPSKASAEVIEQIRSIKGEFHFETYFSLSCQNCPDVVQALNLMAVLNPNIHHVAIDGALFQAEVEERQIMAVPSVYLNGVNFGQGRMGLEEILAKIDTSASDRQAEKISAKEAFDVLVVGGGPAGSAAAIYAARKGIRTGVAAERFGGQVLDTMAIENFISVQETEGPKLAVALEEHVKQYEVDIMNLQRAEALIPGKDGALHEVRFASGATLKARTVILATGARWREMNVPGEQEYRNRGVAYCPHCDGPLFKGKRVAVIGGGNSGVEAAIDLAGIVAHVTLIEFDSQLRADAVLQRKLNSLPNVKVIKSALTTAVTGDGQKVNGLRYKDRQTSEEHTVELEGIFVQIGLLPNTDWLKGTIELSNRGEIMVDARGETDLPGIFAAGDVTTVPYKQIVIAVGEGAKASLSAFDHLIRTSAPA
- the ahpC gene encoding alkyl hydroperoxide reductase subunit C; its protein translation is MPIINSTVKPFNATAFHNGAFVEVSDADFKGKWSVVFFYPADFTFVCPTELGDLADNYAEFKKLGVEIYGVSTDTHFSHKAWHDTSDVIGKVTYPLIGDPTHILSKNFDVLIEADGMADRGTFVINPEGQIKIVELNDGGVGRDALELLRKIKAAQYVAAHPGEVCPAKWKEGEATLAPSLDLVGKI
- the gorA gene encoding glutathione-disulfide reductase, with amino-acid sequence MAHDFDLFVIGAGSGGVRAARFAAGFGAKVAVAESRYLGGTCVNVGCVPKKLLVYGSHFSEDFEQAAGFGWTVGEHQFDWPTLIANKNREIERLNGIYRHLLESSGVKLLEGHARILGPHEVEVDGQRFSTEKILVATGGWPVIPDIPGREHAIGSNEAFFLEQLPERILIVGGGYIAVEFAGIFNGLGSATTQLYRGELFLRGFDDTVREHLAEELRKKGIDLQFNADIARIDKQSDGSLTATLKDGRQLHADCIFYATGRRPMLDNLGLENTAVKLREDGFIEVDEQYQTAEPSVLALGDVIGRVQLTPVALAEGMAVARRLFKPEQYRPVDYQHIPTAVFSQPAIGTVGLTEQQALEAGHELKIFESRFKPMKLTLTAADEKTLMKLVVDASTDKVLGCHMVGPDAGEIVQGLAIALKAGATKQLFDETIGVHPTSAEEFVTLRSVTRTVTPEKA
- the galU gene encoding UTP--glucose-1-phosphate uridylyltransferase GalU — encoded protein: MIKKCLFPAAGYGTRFLPATKAMPKEMLPVVNKPLIQYGVEEALEAGLTQISIVTGRGKRALEDHFDISYELENQIRNTDKEKYLVGIRRLLDNCTFSYTRQIEMKGLGHAILSGQPLIGDEPFAVVLADDLCVNLDGDGVLAQMVKLYNQFRCSIVAIQEVDPQETNKYGVIAGEMIRDDIYRVHSMVEKPAPEDAPSNLAIIGRYILTPDIFDIIRNTPPGKGGEIQITDALMKQAQDGCVLAYKFKGKRFDCGGAEGYIDATNFCFENFYKTGKAY
- a CDS encoding DUF1883 domain-containing protein, whose translation is MKFVHQREHLNEDDLVVIECSQRCNIRLMSDANFRSFKNGGRHTYHGGAFDTFPAKIAAPSTGFWNITIDTAGARPSTVTRKAAFTHKIKIVRRSTSKFS
- the alkB gene encoding DNA oxidative demethylase AlkB; the encoded protein is MFGEADALQPPRTEQLATQTFVLRGFALPWIDALLPELRAVLAQAPFRRMVTPGGFTMSVALSNCGALGWTTDQSGYRYSGRDPRTGQPWPALPQAMRELAVAAAAACGFADFDPDACLVNRYVPGAKMSLHQDKNERDYSQPVVSVSLGLSALFQLGGMQRSDRPVRVPLLHGDVMVWGGVDRLRFHGVLPLKEGSHPLMGPQRINFTLRKAG